The following proteins come from a genomic window of Triticum aestivum cultivar Chinese Spring chromosome 6A, IWGSC CS RefSeq v2.1, whole genome shotgun sequence:
- the LOC123131046 gene encoding anthocyanidin 5,3-O-glucosyltransferase, which yields MEKEKTVVLYPGLFVSHFVSMMQLARALHDHGYAVSVALIDPAVKEDIPFGAVVRRVAASMPSVRFHTLRAVKDTPKLTHDARFMVRYLDLSRYNERLHDFLCSMLARNVHDVVVDSVSNEALRIVKRPGIPGYTMFTSSAAAFAQLPTILAEGGPSFKELGDTPLELFGLPPIPASHLLGEVLEDLDSDTYKATMALLCRIREADGTLVNTFESLEARAMAALRDPLCVPGRVLPPVYCVGAFVGSIADAGVKERHECLAWLDGQPDRSVVFLCFGSIGTGNHSEEQLRKIAVGLDKSGHRFLWVVRAPASDHPGVDPDLNALLPDGFMERTNGRGLVVKLWAPQVEVLRHKATGAFVTHCGWNSVLDGVTAGVPMLCWPLYSEQKMNKLHMVGDMGIAKEMVGWQQGLVKAGEVEAKVRLVMESEEGSELRSRAAACKDAAAVACNDGGSSRLAFARFLADVASRKDRACSEEVGDA from the coding sequence ATGGAGAAGGAGAAGACGGTCGTTCTGTACCCTGGCCTTTTCGTGAGCCACTTTGTCTCGATGATGCAGCTCGCAAGGGCCCTCCACGACCACGGCTACGCCGTCTCTGTCGCGCTCATTGACCCCGCCGTCAAGGAGGACATCCCCTTCGGCGCCGTCGtccgccgcgtcgccgcctccatGCCGTCCGTCCGCTTCCACACGCTCCGGGCCGTGAAGGACACGCCCAAGCTGACCCACGACGCGAGGTTCATGGTCAGGTACCTCGACCTCAGCCGCTACAACGAGCGCCTCCACGACTTCCTCTGCTCCATGCTTGCCCGGAACGTCCACGATGTGGTCGTCGACTCGGTGTCCAACGAGGCACTCCGCATCGTGAAGAGGCCCGGGATCCCCGGGTACACCATGTtcacctccagcgccgccgccttcgcccaGCTCCCTACGATCCTCGCAGAGGGCGGCCCGAGCTTCAAGGAGCTGGGAGACACCCCTCTCGAGCTCTTCGGCCTTCCACCCATCCCGGCTTCGCACCTGTTGGGCGAGGTGCTCGAGGACCTGGACAGCGACACATACAAGGCGACGATGGCCTTGCTGTGCCGGATCCGGGAGGCCGACGGCACGCTGGTGAATACGTTCGAGTCGCTGGAGGCTCGTGCGATGGCTGCTCTCAGGGACCCTTTGTGTGTCCCCGGCAGGGTACTGCCTCCAGTGTACTGCGTCGGTGCATTTGTCGGCAGCATCGCCGACGCCGGGGTAAAAGAGCGGCACGAGTGCCTCGCCTGGCTAGACGGCCAACCGGACCGCAGCGTCGTGTTCCTCTGCTTCGGGAGCATAGGCACCGGAAACCACTCTGAGGAGCAGCTCAGGAAGATCGCCGTCGGGCTCGACAAgtccggccaccgcttcttgtgggTTGTGCGAGCCCCCGCCAGCGACCACCCCGGTGTCGACCCGGACCTCAACGCTCTCCTGCCGGACGGATTCATGGAGCGAACCAACGGCCGTGGCCTCGTCGTCAAGCTGTGGGCTCCACAGGTGGAAGTCCTCCGCCACAAGGCCACGGGGGCGTTCGTGACGCACTGCGGGTGGAATTCGGTGCTGGACGGCGTCACGGCGGGCGTGCCGATGCTGTGCTGGCCGCTGTACTCGGAGCAGAAGATGAACAAGTTGCACATGGTGGGGGACATGGGGATCGCCAAGGAGATGGTTGGGTGGCAGCAGGGCCTGGTCAAGGCCGGCGAGGTGGAGGCCAAAGTAAGGCTTGTGATGGAGTCTGAGGAGGGTAGTGAGCTCAGGTCGCGGGCGGCGGCGTGCAAAGATGCCGCGGCTGTGGCTTGCAACGACGGCGGGTCGTCGCGCTTGGCGTTTGCCCGGTTTCTGGCGGACGTGGCCAGCCGGAAGGATCGGGCCTGCAGCGAGGAAGTGGGTGATGCATGA